A window of the Sphaerobacter thermophilus DSM 20745 genome harbors these coding sequences:
- the tnpA gene encoding IS200/IS605 family transposase: MSRWRLFYHLVWTTRDRQPFITPEWEARVHARLREAAERHGIMVHAVGGTDDHVHLAVSIPPTLPVATAIQRIKGASSRMINEEFGDGFGWQAEYSVDSFAERHLPRVVAYIVDQRRHHAEGTLWPTIEELPRPQIPNASGRHR, translated from the coding sequence ATGTCGCGCTGGCGTCTGTTCTATCACCTCGTCTGGACCACCAGGGATCGCCAGCCGTTCATCACGCCCGAGTGGGAAGCGCGCGTGCACGCACGATTGCGGGAGGCGGCCGAGCGTCACGGGATTATGGTTCACGCAGTCGGCGGCACTGACGATCACGTTCACCTCGCGGTTTCGATTCCGCCGACCCTGCCGGTAGCCACGGCAATCCAGCGGATCAAGGGAGCGAGTTCGCGGATGATCAACGAGGAGTTCGGTGACGGGTTCGGGTGGCAGGCCGAATACAGCGTCGATTCGTTCGCGGAGCGGCACCTCCCGCGTGTCGTCGCGTACATCGTGGATCAACGCCGCCATCACGCAGAGGGGACGCTGTGGCCGACGATCGAGGAGCTACCAAGACCGCAGATCCCCAACGCCAGTGGCCGGCACCGGTGA
- a CDS encoding YrdB family protein yields the protein MPIVQSANLALRFLLELCALAALAYWGFQTGEGTITRWALGIGAPLLAAIVWGTFVAPKAAVTVSSPVRLGLELLVFGAAVAALFAAGRPGLAIALGVVYAINRVLVAVWGQQTR from the coding sequence ATGCCGATCGTCCAGTCCGCCAACCTCGCGCTGCGCTTCCTGCTGGAGCTGTGCGCCTTGGCCGCGCTGGCCTACTGGGGCTTCCAGACCGGCGAGGGGACAATCACTCGGTGGGCGCTCGGCATCGGCGCACCCCTGCTGGCCGCCATCGTCTGGGGCACGTTCGTCGCTCCAAAGGCGGCCGTGACGGTGAGCAGCCCGGTCCGCCTGGGCCTGGAGCTGCTGGTCTTCGGCGCGGCCGTCGCCGCCCTCTTCGCCGCCGGGCGCCCCGGCCTCGCGATCGCGCTTGGCGTGGTCTACGCCATCAACCGGGTGCTGGTGGCCGTCTGGGGACAGCAGACGCGGTAG
- a CDS encoding ZIP family metal transporter, translating into MSEWFQAQNAVVQAILGGGLTWFITALGASLVFFTRRMSQPLLDAMLGFAAGVMIAASVWSLLLPAIELAEEAGRPGWMPAAIGFLLGAAFLRLADFLLPHLHLDQPASKAEGLHTTWRRTTLLVLAITLHNIPEGLAVGVAFGAAAEAMITGDAGPTLASAIALTIGIALQNLPEGIAVAMPLRREGVRPLKAFWYGQLSAAVEPIAAAIGAAAVLVITPILPYALAFAAGAMIFVVVEELIPESQRGSHADLATSGTIVGFIIMMILDVALG; encoded by the coding sequence ATGTCCGAGTGGTTCCAGGCGCAGAACGCGGTGGTTCAGGCCATCCTGGGCGGCGGGCTCACCTGGTTCATCACCGCGCTCGGCGCCAGCCTGGTCTTCTTCACGCGGCGCATGTCCCAGCCGCTGCTCGATGCGATGCTGGGCTTCGCCGCCGGGGTCATGATCGCGGCCAGCGTCTGGTCGCTCCTGTTGCCCGCGATCGAGCTGGCGGAAGAGGCAGGTCGGCCCGGTTGGATGCCGGCGGCGATCGGCTTCCTCCTCGGCGCGGCCTTCCTCCGCCTGGCCGACTTCCTTCTGCCGCACCTCCACCTGGACCAGCCGGCGAGCAAGGCCGAGGGGCTCCACACCACCTGGCGACGCACCACGCTCCTGGTATTGGCGATCACGTTACACAACATCCCGGAGGGACTGGCGGTCGGCGTCGCCTTTGGCGCGGCGGCCGAGGCCATGATCACCGGAGATGCCGGACCGACCCTGGCGTCCGCCATCGCACTGACCATCGGCATCGCGCTGCAGAACCTGCCGGAAGGCATCGCGGTCGCCATGCCCCTGCGCCGGGAGGGGGTCCGGCCGCTGAAAGCCTTCTGGTACGGGCAACTGTCGGCCGCGGTCGAGCCGATCGCCGCCGCGATCGGGGCCGCGGCGGTGCTCGTGATCACGCCGATCCTTCCCTACGCCCTGGCCTTCGCGGCCGGCGCCATGATCTTCGTGGTGGTGGAGGAACTGATCCCCGAGTCGCAGCGCGGCAGCCACGCCGACCTGGCTACCAGCGGCACCATCGTGGGCTTCATCATCATGATGATCCTCGACGTTGCGCTCGGGTAG
- a CDS encoding histidinol-phosphatase HisJ family protein, giving the protein MAVAHAAIPHDYHVHTLFSFDGRLPLDTVCDEAIARGIPEVCTTDHADFVPGDDGCGYFQPAAFFAELERCRERYDGRLTLRAGVEIGEAHRYPAEVDQLLNGHPFDFVIGSLHYVGDEFLMTRRYFEGRTAREAYTAYFAELLELAKVGDFDVLGHLDVPKRYGVAVHGPFDEREYEEEIRAVLRVCIERGIGIEINTGTTRRAGVPSPGPEALRWYREMGGEILTIGSDGHRAEHIGYALDEAVALARAAGFTHLTTFERRQPRFVPLP; this is encoded by the coding sequence GTGGCGGTGGCACACGCCGCGATTCCACACGACTACCATGTCCACACGCTCTTCTCGTTCGACGGCCGCCTGCCGCTGGACACGGTCTGCGATGAGGCGATCGCGCGCGGCATCCCGGAGGTGTGCACCACCGACCACGCCGACTTCGTCCCCGGTGACGACGGCTGCGGGTACTTCCAACCCGCCGCGTTCTTCGCCGAGCTTGAGCGCTGCCGGGAGCGGTACGACGGCCGGCTGACGCTCCGCGCCGGGGTCGAGATCGGCGAGGCGCACCGCTACCCCGCCGAGGTCGACCAGCTCCTCAACGGCCACCCCTTCGATTTCGTGATCGGCTCGCTCCACTACGTGGGCGACGAGTTCCTGATGACCCGTCGCTACTTTGAGGGACGCACCGCCCGGGAGGCATACACTGCCTACTTCGCCGAGTTGCTGGAACTGGCGAAGGTGGGCGACTTCGACGTGCTGGGGCACCTGGATGTCCCGAAGCGATACGGCGTCGCCGTCCACGGGCCGTTCGACGAGCGGGAGTACGAGGAGGAGATCCGCGCCGTGCTCCGCGTCTGCATCGAGCGCGGCATCGGCATCGAGATCAACACCGGCACGACCCGCCGCGCCGGGGTGCCCTCGCCGGGACCGGAAGCACTGCGCTGGTACCGGGAGATGGGGGGCGAGATCCTGACCATCGGCTCCGACGGCCACCGCGCCGAGCACATCGGCTACGCGCTGGATGAGGCCGTCGCGCTCGCCCGTGCCGCCGGCTTCACCCACCTCACCACCTTCGAGCGCCGCCAGCCTCGCTTCGTCCCCTTGCCGTAG
- a CDS encoding MFS transporter, protein MSELTQRTYERRWWTLAVLSLALAVISLDNMILNVALPTLVRDLNATSSQLQWIVDSYVLVFAGLLLTAGALGDRFGRKLALMVGLGVFGAFSALAAMSGTANQLITTRALMGIGGALIMPSTLSILTNVFPPAERAKAIGIWAAVNGLSIPLGPVLGGWLLEHYSWGSIFLINLPVVVVSLIAATILVPESRDAKALPLDPVGAVLSIAGLAALLYAIIEAPSAGWTSGTTIAWFAVAAVALGAFILWERRVPYPMFDTRLFKNPRFSAASLSVTMVFFGLFGATFFLTQHMQFVLGFDTLQTGVRMIPVAVGVGIAAPLSARLTARFGSKVMVAAGLTVVALGLGLMSTATVESGYGLVATCMIVAGAGMGLAMTPATDAVMGAVPKDNAGVGSAVNDTTRQVGGALGVAVLGSLLATNYSDAMRGPASTLPPEVTAVTRDSVGAALEVAAQLPDPAAALALVNAARIAFIDAMGTTLVIGAGVTLVGAAIALLFLPARAANEEATPEPVQAADEVEAPEEEPVLTL, encoded by the coding sequence ATGAGCGAGCTGACACAGCGGACGTATGAGCGTCGATGGTGGACGCTGGCGGTCCTCTCGCTGGCACTCGCGGTCATCAGCCTCGACAACATGATCCTCAACGTCGCGCTGCCGACGCTGGTGCGCGACCTGAACGCGACGTCCAGCCAACTGCAGTGGATCGTCGACTCCTACGTCCTGGTCTTCGCCGGGTTGCTCTTGACGGCGGGAGCGCTAGGCGACCGCTTCGGCCGCAAGCTGGCGCTGATGGTCGGTCTCGGCGTCTTCGGCGCCTTCTCGGCGCTGGCCGCGATGAGCGGCACGGCGAACCAGTTGATCACCACGCGGGCGCTGATGGGCATCGGCGGCGCGCTGATCATGCCGTCCACGCTGTCGATCCTGACGAACGTCTTCCCGCCGGCGGAACGGGCGAAGGCCATCGGCATCTGGGCCGCGGTCAACGGGCTGTCGATCCCGCTGGGGCCGGTGCTCGGCGGCTGGCTGCTGGAGCACTACTCGTGGGGATCGATCTTCCTGATCAATCTCCCGGTCGTCGTCGTCAGCCTGATCGCCGCCACGATCCTGGTGCCGGAGTCGCGGGACGCGAAGGCGCTGCCGCTCGACCCGGTCGGCGCGGTGCTGTCGATCGCCGGGCTGGCCGCACTGCTCTACGCGATCATCGAGGCACCGTCGGCGGGCTGGACCAGTGGCACGACCATCGCCTGGTTCGCCGTGGCCGCCGTGGCGCTGGGCGCCTTCATCCTCTGGGAACGGCGCGTGCCCTACCCGATGTTCGACACCCGGCTCTTCAAGAACCCGCGCTTCAGCGCGGCGAGCCTGTCGGTCACGATGGTCTTCTTCGGGTTGTTCGGCGCGACCTTCTTCCTGACCCAGCACATGCAGTTCGTGCTCGGGTTCGACACGTTGCAGACGGGCGTTCGGATGATCCCGGTCGCCGTCGGGGTCGGCATCGCGGCGCCACTTAGCGCGCGGTTGACCGCCCGCTTCGGCTCCAAGGTCATGGTCGCCGCCGGGCTCACCGTCGTGGCACTCGGGCTCGGCCTCATGTCGACCGCGACCGTCGAGAGCGGCTACGGCCTGGTTGCGACGTGCATGATCGTGGCCGGTGCCGGGATGGGGTTGGCCATGACCCCGGCGACCGACGCGGTCATGGGCGCGGTGCCGAAGGACAACGCCGGGGTCGGCTCGGCAGTGAACGACACCACTCGCCAGGTGGGCGGCGCGCTGGGCGTGGCGGTGCTCGGCAGCCTGCTGGCGACGAACTACAGCGACGCCATGCGCGGCCCGGCCAGCACCCTGCCGCCGGAGGTCACCGCCGTGACCCGCGACTCGGTCGGCGCCGCCCTCGAGGTCGCCGCCCAGCTCCCCGATCCGGCCGCAGCGCTGGCCCTGGTGAACGCGGCGCGAATCGCCTTCATCGACGCCATGGGCACGACGCTCGTGATCGGCGCGGGCGTGACACTCGTCGGGGCAGCGATCGCCCTCCTCTTCCTCCCGGCACGGGCCGCGAACGAAGAGGCCACGCCGGAGCCGGTCCAAGCCGCGGACGAGGTCGAGGCGCCTGAGGAAGAGCCAGTCCTCACCCTCTAG
- a CDS encoding DNA gyrase/topoisomerase IV subunit A gives MATTVYTNGHEETIETEEFSTLFEDAFVQYALAVVTSRALPDARDGLKPVQRRILWCMYENGHRSNRPTVKSASVVGDVLKSYHPHGDSAVYDAAVRMAQDFTMRYPLIEGQGNFGSIDGDAAAAYRYTEMRLSPIGELLLRDIEQETVPFEQTYLQMPNVVQPVYLPARIPPICNPSSGIAVGLSTDIPPHNLREAIRAAIALLDNPEMTVDELMKILPGPDFPTGGRIIGTDGIRAYLESGKGRLVIRGEVRLEEELRQRNLVVTEIPPISRSRLVRSIINAVNDGKVTGVTDVRNESDDEKGTRIVVELERSATPEVVLNQLYRFTDLQTAVNVNMVFLFGDPGQPARQPRRTGMLDLLRYWNRHQIDVITRRAEYQLRKAQERLHVVEGLIIGAAHADEIVRIFQKARDRNVAKEKIKVKYNLTDIQADVIANMTLAQVTRLDAAKYAEEKKELTKRIKELQALLASEAKKVALLKEELTAIAQEHGDDRRTRIDREGQEEIASVASLIEERPILIVASQSGRVKALPENAFKRARAGRTARGEGLAAIVPASTLDYLLVLTRGGRVYLSRGHEVPAGTRASSGEPAQKVFGLKPDEALATILPVNELTEDRYVVWFTANGKVKKTSLAEYRTITSAGLNDLRLLGDDRVVAATLSESGGEYLVIASNGQALRFADDEVRATGRDGQGVNAIALKAGAEVVTALAIPPKSDGDVLVVTAQGMGKRTALKDFPARRRATAGVAAITLAKGDRIAGAALVTPDDDVVLGAAGGQALQVTVKDLRRQGRATKGSRLLEVAKNDHVATIARVG, from the coding sequence ATGGCAACAACTGTCTACACCAACGGGCATGAGGAGACGATCGAAACCGAAGAGTTCTCGACCCTGTTCGAGGACGCCTTCGTCCAGTACGCCCTGGCGGTCGTCACCAGTCGCGCCCTGCCGGACGCCCGCGACGGGCTCAAGCCGGTGCAGCGGCGCATCCTCTGGTGCATGTACGAGAACGGGCACCGCTCCAACCGCCCGACCGTCAAGAGCGCGTCGGTCGTGGGCGATGTGCTGAAGTCGTACCACCCGCACGGCGACAGCGCCGTCTACGACGCCGCCGTGCGCATGGCGCAGGACTTCACCATGCGCTACCCGCTGATCGAGGGGCAGGGCAACTTCGGCTCGATCGACGGCGACGCCGCCGCGGCCTACCGCTACACCGAGATGCGCCTCTCGCCGATCGGTGAGCTGCTCCTGCGCGACATCGAGCAGGAGACGGTCCCCTTCGAGCAGACCTACCTGCAGATGCCGAACGTGGTGCAGCCGGTCTACCTGCCGGCTCGCATCCCGCCGATCTGCAATCCCTCCTCCGGCATCGCGGTCGGCCTCTCCACCGACATCCCGCCGCACAACCTGCGGGAGGCCATCCGCGCCGCGATCGCGCTGCTCGACAATCCGGAGATGACCGTCGATGAGTTGATGAAGATCCTGCCGGGCCCGGACTTCCCGACCGGCGGCCGGATCATCGGAACCGACGGCATCCGCGCCTACCTGGAGAGCGGCAAGGGGCGACTGGTCATCCGGGGCGAGGTGCGCCTGGAGGAGGAGTTGCGCCAGCGGAATCTGGTCGTGACCGAGATCCCGCCCATCTCCCGGTCGCGGCTGGTCCGCTCGATCATCAACGCCGTCAACGACGGCAAGGTGACCGGCGTGACGGATGTGCGCAACGAGTCGGACGACGAGAAGGGCACGCGCATCGTCGTCGAGTTGGAGCGGAGCGCGACGCCCGAGGTTGTGCTCAACCAGCTCTACCGCTTCACCGACCTGCAGACGGCCGTCAACGTCAACATGGTCTTCCTCTTCGGCGATCCGGGCCAGCCGGCCCGCCAGCCGCGGCGCACCGGCATGCTCGACCTGCTGCGGTACTGGAACCGGCACCAGATCGATGTCATCACCCGGCGGGCTGAGTATCAACTCCGCAAGGCACAGGAGCGGTTGCACGTCGTCGAGGGGCTGATCATCGGCGCCGCGCATGCGGACGAGATCGTGCGGATCTTCCAGAAGGCGCGCGACCGGAACGTCGCCAAGGAGAAGATCAAGGTCAAGTACAACCTGACCGATATCCAGGCGGACGTGATCGCCAACATGACGCTGGCGCAGGTCACTCGACTCGACGCGGCCAAGTACGCCGAGGAGAAGAAGGAGCTCACCAAACGCATCAAGGAGCTCCAGGCACTGCTGGCCAGCGAGGCGAAGAAGGTGGCGCTGCTCAAGGAGGAGTTGACCGCCATCGCCCAGGAGCACGGCGATGACCGGCGCACCCGCATCGACCGCGAGGGCCAAGAGGAGATCGCCTCCGTCGCCAGCCTGATCGAGGAGCGGCCGATCCTGATCGTCGCCAGCCAGAGCGGGCGGGTCAAGGCGCTGCCGGAGAACGCGTTCAAGCGGGCCCGCGCCGGGCGGACGGCGCGGGGCGAGGGGCTGGCCGCCATCGTCCCGGCTTCGACGCTCGACTACCTGCTGGTGCTGACGCGCGGCGGGCGGGTCTACCTGAGCCGCGGGCACGAGGTGCCGGCCGGCACGCGGGCGTCCAGCGGCGAGCCGGCGCAGAAGGTCTTCGGCCTCAAGCCGGACGAGGCACTCGCCACGATCCTCCCGGTGAACGAGCTGACCGAGGACCGCTACGTGGTCTGGTTCACCGCCAACGGCAAGGTCAAGAAGACGTCGCTCGCTGAGTACCGCACCATCACCAGCGCCGGGCTCAACGACCTGCGCCTGCTGGGCGACGACCGCGTCGTCGCCGCGACGCTCTCCGAAAGTGGCGGCGAGTACCTGGTGATCGCCAGCAACGGGCAGGCGCTCCGCTTCGCCGACGACGAGGTGCGCGCCACCGGCCGCGACGGCCAGGGGGTGAACGCCATCGCGCTGAAGGCCGGGGCCGAGGTGGTCACTGCGCTGGCGATCCCGCCCAAGAGCGACGGCGACGTGCTGGTCGTCACAGCGCAGGGCATGGGCAAGCGGACGGCGCTCAAGGACTTCCCGGCCAGACGCCGAGCGACGGCGGGCGTGGCGGCCATCACACTGGCGAAGGGTGATCGGATCGCCGGAGCGGCGCTGGTCACCCCGGACGACGACGTGGTGCTCGGCGCAGCCGGGGGCCAGGCCCTCCAGGTGACGGTCAAGGACTTGCGACGCCAGGGCCGGGCGACCAAGGGCTCGCGTCTGCTCGAGGTCGCCAAGAACGACCACGTCGCGACCATCGCCCGGGTCGGATAA